The genomic interval GTTGGCGAGGTTGTTCGGGCTACCGGTCACGAAGTTTTCGAGGAAAGTCATCGGGTGCGGATAGTCAGCGCCCCAACCCATCTGCGCGATCTGGTACTCGACCTTCTGCACTTCTGGATAGAACACCTGCCACTCGGACGCTTGGATCTTCACGTCGATATTGAGGTTCTGCTTCAACATCTGCTGGATGGCTTCGAGAAGCTTTTCGATCGGAGGCGACGAGTAGGTCACGAACAGCGTGTCCGGGAAGCCTTCGCCATTCGGATAGCCAGCTTCGGCCAAAGCGGCCTTGGCCGCGTCCACTTCAGCAGTTGGCGCGAGGCCAAAGCTGTCGCGACCATCAGTGAAATCTTCGCCATTGATCATCATGCCGGGAGGCACGAGGCCCATGGCAGGAATGTCGGCGGACTGCAGCACGAACTCGACGATTTCTTCGCGGTCGATTGCCATCGAGAGGGCTTCACGGACCTTGAGGTTATCGAGCGGTGCCTGATGCGGGTTGAAGAACGCATAGGTGGTGCCGAGAGCTGGCACGATCATGAAGGCGTCGGATTCAACCGAAAGGCGTGGAATTTCTGGCGCAGGGACGGACTCGATACCGTCGACGTCACCGGCTTCCATAGCGGCGAGAGCCGTTGCTGGATCGGGGATCAGGCGGAAGGTGAGCTTGTCGAGCGAGACAGCGTCTGCATCGTAATATTCTGGGTTCTTCTCGAAGACGACCGATTCACCGGAATTGAACTGGGTGACGCGGAATGGGCCGGTGCCGATGAAGGTGGCCGGGTTGCGGGTCCAGCCTTCTGGGTCTGCGGTCACGATGTCTTCGCGGACCGGGAAGAAGGTCGTGTAGGTCAGCAACTGCAGCATGTAGGGAACGCGGGCCTTGAGCGTGAAGGTCAGCGTCTTGTCATCTGGAGCGGCGATGGCGATGCCAGCGACTTCGGTCGGAGCATTGAAGGCTTCTTCAGCGCCGACGATTGAGAACAGCATCGCCGAGTTCATCGCGCCAGTTGCCGGGTTCAGAACGCGCTTCCAGGCATATTCGAAATCGCCAGCGACGACCGGCTTGCCGTCCGACCACTTCGCGTCGCGCAGGTGGAAGGTGTAGTTCAGGCCATCTTCGGAGACGTCCCAGGACTCAGCCAGCGCAGGCACGATTTCGCCATTGGCGTCGAAGCGCACGAGGCCTTCGAAGGTGTTGCCGATGATCGGCGCGGCAAAGGTTTCGGCGGTGGTGCCGGGATCGTATTTGGCGGACTCGTTATTGACCACATAGGTCAGTTCGCCCGCGGCGAAGGACCCGACTGTGGATGCGAGGAAGGCCGCGGTGAGCAGCGGCAGAAAATGCTTGTTCATGCTTTCTCTCCTTTTCGGGCAGGTATCTTCCTGCCTTTCGTTCTGTTTGCCGCCAGCGCCTTGGGACGCCGGCGGTATTCTTGCAGACAGCTTACGCCGCGCGTTGCGGCACCGCGTCACCGGCATAGTGGCAGGCAGCAAGGTGCCCACCACCGATGTCGCGGAGTTCGGGTTCGGTATTGGCACAGAGTTCAGTCGCCATCGGGCAGCGGGTGCGGAAGCGGCAGCCGGTGGGAATATGCATCGGGCTCGGGATTTCGCCGCGCATGGGTTCGTCCGGGCGCACAGCGGTTGGATCGGGCACCGGAATCGAAGCGAGCAGCGCCTGCGTATAGGGGTGCGATGGCCGCCGATAGAGATCGGTGTTGGAGGCCAGCTCGACGATCTTGCCGAGATACATGACGCCGATACGGTCGGAGATATGACGCACCATCGACAGGTCATGGGTGATGAAGAGATAGGTCAGGCCCAGTTGATCCTGCAGGTCCTCAAGCATGTTGACCACCTGCGCCTGCACCGAGACATCGAGCGCCGAAATGGGCTCGTCGCAGATCACCAGATCGGGCTCCAGCGCGATGGCGCGGGCGATGCCGATGCGTTGGCGCTGGCCACCGGAGAATTCGTGGGCAAAGCGGTTGGCGTGGTCTCGGTGCAGGCCGACGCGGTCGAGCAGCTCGTGCACCTTTGCCGTGCGTGAGGTAGGCGTGCCGATGCGCGCGATTTCGAGCGGTTCGGCGATCAGATCATGGACGGTCATGCGGCCATTGAGGCTGGCATAAGGGTCTTGGAAGATCATCTGCACGCGACGGCGGAATGGGGTGAGGTTGCGCTCGCTGGCTTTGGCGACGTCGAGGCCATCGAAGTCGATGGAGCCAGATGTTGGCTGATAGAGGCGGATCAGCGTCCGCGCGAGCGTTGACTTGCCGCAACCCGACTCCCCGACAAGGCCAAGAGTTTCGCCACGCTTGATTTCGAGGTCGACGCCATCGACGGCACGCAAGGTTGGCTTAGGGCCGAATAGGGAACGACCGACAGTGAAGTGCTTGTGCAGGTCTCTGATGGAGACGAGGGGCTTGGCTTCAGTGGTCATGCTGCCACCTCGGTCTTAGGTGCGTCGGGGTGGTGCAGCCAGCACCGCGCGCCCTGCTCGTCACCGAAGATGGGGGGCAAGGCTGCCTGGCACTGGCGCATGGCGTGCGGACAACGCGGCGTGAAGGGACAGCCGGTGGGCGGATGAGCCATGTCGGGAGGCGAACCAGGAATGGGCGTCAGTCGTTTGTGGGTGTCGTCGCGCAGATCGGGAACCGAGGCGAGCAGTCCCTGGGTATAAGGATGCATTGGGCGCGCAAAGAGATCGCGGACTGGACCGGTCTCCATGACGAGGCCGCCATACATCACCACAATGCGGTCGGTGACTTCAGCGATGACACCTAGATCGTGGGTGATGAGGATGACAGCCATGCCGAGGCGCGTCTGCAAATCCTTGAGTAGGCCGAGGATCTGGCGCTGGATGGTGACGTCGAGTGCAGTGGTTGGCTCGTCTGCAATCAGCAGTTTTGGGTCGCAGGCCAGGGCTATCGCAATCATGACGCGCTGGCGCATGCCGCCGGAAAATTCGTGGGGGTACGACTTGAGACGTTCGGCGGCCGATGGGATGCGGACCAGTTCGAACAGTTCAATGGCGCGGGCACGGGCCTCGGCGCGCGTTGCTTTGCGGTGGCGCAGGATAGTTTCGATGACCTGCTCGCCCACGGTGAGCGTGGGATTGAGGCTGGTCATCGGGTCCTGAAAAATCATGCCGATCTTGTTGCCGCGAATGTCGCGTAGATCAACCTGATCGAGCGCCATCAAGTCCTGCCCCTCAAAGCTCACCGAGCCGGACTTGACGCGGCCAGTCGCCTTGAGAAGGCGCAGAATGGACATGCAGGTGATGGATTTTCCTGAGCCGGATTCCCCGACAATGCCAAGAATTTCGCCGGGATAGACGTCGAAGCTGACGCCCCGTACCGCCTGAACTTCGCCGCGCTGTGAGAAGAAAGACGTGGTCAGGTCCCGGACGGACAATACGGGTTCGGACATTTGTGGGGCGGTCATTTCCGGAACCTCGGATCGAGCGCATCGCGCAGGCCATCGCCCAGGAAGTTGAAGGCAAACATCGTCAGAGAAATTGCGGCGGCCGGAAAGAACAGCTGGTGTGGATAGGCGCGCATCGTTTCGACCGCGTCGGAGGTTAGCGTGCCCCAGCTGGCCAGCGGCGGCGTGACGCCGAGGCCGATGAAGCTCATGAAGCTCTCGATGAAAATGGCCGATGGGATCAGCATGGTCAGCGTGACAATGATCGGCCCGATGGAATTGGGCAGCAGGTGTTTGGTCAGGATACGTGGTGTCGAAGCGCCCATGGTGCGGGCGGCGGCGACGTAATCCTGCTGTTTGAGCGACAGGATCTGGCCGCGCACGATGCGGGCCATGTCGACCCAGAACACTGAGCCAATCGCGATGATGATGGAATAAAGCCCGCTGTCGAACACCACCATGAGCAGGACCACGTAGAGGGTCAGCGGGATGGTGGAGATGATCTCGACGATGCGCATCATGATGGCATCGGTCTTGCCGCCCATATAGCCGGCGATGCCGCCATAGAAGATGCCGATGAAGAAGTTCACCAGCGTCGCGACGAAGGCGACAGTGAGCGAGATGCGGGCGCCATAGAGCTGGCGGACCAGCACGTCGCGACCGAGCTGGTCCGTGCCGAAGACGTAGGTCATGTTCCATGACCAGCCATTGGGATTGATCGTCGTGCCGTCGGCGGTGACGAGCTTGGCTGGCAGGCTCGAATAGTCCAGCGTGACGGTCGCGTCGCCGAACTTAAAGTCCTGCGACTTCTTGATCATGTCCTTGCGCTCGCCACGCAGCAGGCCAAGCACATGGCCTTCGCCATCAACCTCATAGAGATTGAAATTGGATGCGTTGAGGAAGAAGCGCGTTGAGGCGCCCTGCCCGTCGGTGACCGTATAGGTGTCGAAGG from Devosia sp. 2618 carries:
- a CDS encoding oligopeptide/dipeptide ABC transporter ATP-binding protein, giving the protein MTTEAKPLVSIRDLHKHFTVGRSLFGPKPTLRAVDGVDLEIKRGETLGLVGESGCGKSTLARTLIRLYQPTSGSIDFDGLDVAKASERNLTPFRRRVQMIFQDPYASLNGRMTVHDLIAEPLEIARIGTPTSRTAKVHELLDRVGLHRDHANRFAHEFSGGQRQRIGIARAIALEPDLVICDEPISALDVSVQAQVVNMLEDLQDQLGLTYLFITHDLSMVRHISDRIGVMYLGKIVELASNTDLYRRPSHPYTQALLASIPVPDPTAVRPDEPMRGEIPSPMHIPTGCRFRTRCPMATELCANTEPELRDIGGGHLAACHYAGDAVPQRAA
- a CDS encoding ABC transporter ATP-binding protein; this encodes MTAPQMSEPVLSVRDLTTSFFSQRGEVQAVRGVSFDVYPGEILGIVGESGSGKSITCMSILRLLKATGRVKSGSVSFEGQDLMALDQVDLRDIRGNKIGMIFQDPMTSLNPTLTVGEQVIETILRHRKATRAEARARAIELFELVRIPSAAERLKSYPHEFSGGMRQRVMIAIALACDPKLLIADEPTTALDVTIQRQILGLLKDLQTRLGMAVILITHDLGVIAEVTDRIVVMYGGLVMETGPVRDLFARPMHPYTQGLLASVPDLRDDTHKRLTPIPGSPPDMAHPPTGCPFTPRCPHAMRQCQAALPPIFGDEQGARCWLHHPDAPKTEVAA
- a CDS encoding ABC transporter permease is translated as MSVITPDMWEKLPPGDGAAVVSAPSLTYWQDARRRLWANKPAVISIAFIVALIFAAIFGPLFSPFSYFEQNLKLANIPPAFDTYTVTDGQGASTRFFLNASNFNLYEVDGEGHVLGLLRGERKDMIKKSQDFKFGDATVTLDYSSLPAKLVTADGTTINPNGWSWNMTYVFGTDQLGRDVLVRQLYGARISLTVAFVATLVNFFIGIFYGGIAGYMGGKTDAIMMRIVEIISTIPLTLYVVLLMVVFDSGLYSIIIAIGSVFWVDMARIVRGQILSLKQQDYVAAARTMGASTPRILTKHLLPNSIGPIIVTLTMLIPSAIFIESFMSFIGLGVTPPLASWGTLTSDAVETMRAYPHQLFFPAAAISLTMFAFNFLGDGLRDALDPRFRK
- a CDS encoding peptide ABC transporter substrate-binding protein encodes the protein MNKHFLPLLTAAFLASTVGSFAAGELTYVVNNESAKYDPGTTAETFAAPIIGNTFEGLVRFDANGEIVPALAESWDVSEDGLNYTFHLRDAKWSDGKPVVAGDFEYAWKRVLNPATGAMNSAMLFSIVGAEEAFNAPTEVAGIAIAAPDDKTLTFTLKARVPYMLQLLTYTTFFPVREDIVTADPEGWTRNPATFIGTGPFRVTQFNSGESVVFEKNPEYYDADAVSLDKLTFRLIPDPATALAAMEAGDVDGIESVPAPEIPRLSVESDAFMIVPALGTTYAFFNPHQAPLDNLKVREALSMAIDREEIVEFVLQSADIPAMGLVPPGMMINGEDFTDGRDSFGLAPTAEVDAAKAALAEAGYPNGEGFPDTLFVTYSSPPIEKLLEAIQQMLKQNLNIDVKIQASEWQVFYPEVQKVEYQIAQMGWGADYPHPMTFLENFVTGSPNNLANWSNADYDAAIEASKSTGDEAESLAEMRKAEAILMNDHVILPQYHRYNYMMMSPKVTGFWRSTLNVPYFRDASIAE